In the Amblyraja radiata isolate CabotCenter1 chromosome 13, sAmbRad1.1.pri, whole genome shotgun sequence genome, one interval contains:
- the LOC116980157 gene encoding G-protein coupled receptor 55-like gives MCSRNNTTDSEFVKTFQYVVHIPTFALGLVINSTALWILCFRLKNWTESMIYMTNLIFSDLLLLFSLPFKMHAFQKSGEWHLGPRFCEFVESLYFVNTYGTILLIMLISLDRYIAIRYPILARTLRSPQKAAVACTVLWLCVWSASIPNYFQKSPTTHQCFMGFDEFWKRADIPLTMLALFAIAALAVIFCSVRIIRTLRRVVEEREEINMSTSMKIISSNLVTFLLCFTPYHVAMLLYLLARKCYMPVEYQAPLRVFLQVSQCLATTNCCLDAMYYYLIIKEFWKSKHRIIP, from the coding sequence ATGTGTAGCCGGAACAACACGACCGACTCCGAGTTTGTGAAAACTTTCCAATACGTGGTCCACATCCCAACCTTCGCCCTGGGACTGGTCATCAACTCAACAGCGCTCTGGATACTTTGCTTCAGATTGAAGAATTGGACAGAGTCCATGATCTACATGACCAACCTGATATTTTCCGACCTGCTTCTGCTTTTCTCGCTGCCCTTCAAAATGCACGCCTTCCAGAAAAGTGGAGAATGGCATCTGGGTCCCCGCTTCTGTGAGTTTGTGGAGTCCCTGTACTTTGTCAACACCTACGGGACCATCCTGTTAATCATGCTGATCTCTCTGGATCGCTACATCGCTATCAGGTATCCCATTCTGGCAAGGACCCTCCGATCTCCACAGAAAGCCGCCGTCGCCTGCACTGTTCTGTGGCTCTGTGTCTGGTCTGCTAGTATTCCCAATTACTTTCAGAAAAGCCCCACAACCCACCAGTGTTTCATGGGTTTTGATGAATTTTGGAAACGCGCTGATATTCCCCTGACCATGCTGGCTCTGTTTGCGATTGCTGCGCTTGCTGTGATTTTCTGCAGTGTACGGATTATAAGAACATTACGACGGGTGGTCGAGGAGAGAGAAGAAATAAACATGAGCACGTCTATGAAAATAATCTCTTCCAATCTGGTAACGTTCCTTCTCTGCTTCACACCGTATCACGTCGCCATGTTACTGTACCTCTTGGCAAGGAAATGCTACATGCCAGTCGAATACCAGGCGCCGCTGCGGGTGTTTCTCCAGGTCTCTCAGTGTCTGGCAACGACTAACTGTTGCCTAGATGCCATGTATTACTATTTAATCATTAAGGAATTCTGGAAATCAAAACACAGAATAATACCGTGA